A window of Panicum virgatum strain AP13 chromosome 8K, P.virgatum_v5, whole genome shotgun sequence contains these coding sequences:
- the LOC120645827 gene encoding disease resistance protein Pikm1-TS-like yields MVAAVISKDSHASIRKTQIRKLPMQIKELCSLRTLDVSHTQISELPPQVFELGHLIKLDLRSTKIRKLSVKIVRLQKLQHLLVGGDTTFSLIKYPLSFTAALGDLACMRVLTITCSFQQCADEAYQDAWLPSVKKWRRLESLTIHCGLGSSMEFLGSTSDPPKKLQKLKITSGRFVSVPQRIKRLEHLSFLQITICKLAADELKILRDLPKLKSLVLGLEFIPREERVFESEGFNELLEFSVECPVPWLTFMQGAMPKLECLQLKLCSGPEARRDSVPSNMQPPKYN; encoded by the exons ATGGTTGCAGCCGTGATCTCCAAGGACTCTCACGCAAG CATCAGGAAGACTCAGATCAGAAAGCTTCCAATGCAAATCAAGGAACTTTGCAGTCTGAGGACATTGGACGTGAGTCACACGCAGATAAGTGAGCTCCCGCCACAAGTATTTGAGCTAGGCCATTTGATCAAACTGGACCTAAGAAGCACAAAGATAAGAAAGTTGTCAGTCAAAATTGTGAGGCTACAAAAGCTTCAACACCTTCTTGTTGGTGGTGATACAACCTTCAGTTTAATCAAATATCCTCTGAGCTTCACGGCAGCTCTTGGTGACCTAGCCTGCATGAGGGTGCTTACAATAACATGCTCTTTTCAGCAGTGCGCTGACGAGGCCTACCAGGACGCGTGGCTGCCATCCGTGAAGAAATGGAGGCGGCTCGAGTCTTTGACTATACATTGCGGGCTCGGTAGTTCCATGGAGTTCCTGGGTTCAACATCTGATCCACCAAAGAAACTTCAGAAACTTAAGATAACAAGTGGAAGATTTGTTAGTGTTCCCCAGCGGATCAAAAGGCTAGAACACCTGTCTTTCCTACAAATCACAATCTGCAAATTAGCAGCAGATGAACTGAAAATCCTCAGGGACTTGCCCAAATTGAAAAGCCTTGTACTAGGCTTGGAGTTCATTCCACGAGAAGAGAGAGTTTTTGAAAGTGAGGGGTTCAATGAGCTTTTGGAATTCTCCGTGGAATGCCCAGTTCCGTGGCTGACTTTCATGCAAGGAGCTATGCCAAAGCTCGAATGCCTTCAACTGAAACTTTGCTCAGGCCCAGAAGCAAGGCGAGATAGTGTTCCCTCTAATATGCAACCTCCAAAGTATAACTGA